TAAACATCTGCTTTCACTGTGATGGGCAGTTTCCGATGCCACTCTGGTGCAACATACCCCTTTGTCCCTCTAATGCCGGTAAAGGTATTGGTTTGGTCTTGCTTGAGCAGCTTTGCCAATCCAAAGTCACAAATTTTTGCACAACGGGACTCATCCATGAGAATGTTCTGAGGCTTTATGTCACAATGAATGATCTGTTGCTCACACTCTTCGTGGAGATAAAGAATCCCCCTTGCCACGTTTCGAGCAATTCCCATTCTTTCATCCCAACAAGGCTGTTTTTCTGGTGTGAAGAGTATATCTGCAAGTGACCCGTTGCTCATGTACTCGTATACCAAAAGCCTATGAATTCCGTCATGGCAATACCCGAGCAGACGGACTAGGTTTCTGTGATGCGTTCTCCCAATAACTTTCATCTCTGTTTGAAACTCTCTTTCCCCTTCAGCCAACACTTTCTCTAGTCTTTTTACAGCTACGACCTTCTGGCAATTTAGCATCGCCCCTTTAAAAACTGCCCCGAATGCTCCTCTACCAACCTCTTCCCTGAAACCATCCGTCACTTTTTCAAGTTCTGAATAAGTGAACGATCGTAGAGCAAAATCGTCACCGAGTTCAACAGTTCCATTACAAGAGAGTTTTCTATATCGGAAATGGTTTTTGTAAAGCACAATTCCGGAAATTACCAACATCATGCATCCAAAAGCACCAATTAAAGCACTAACAATTAGGATGTACACTTGaacctttttcttgttttctttcggcatattttcattttgagtAGTGGGTGCAGACGGTGTAGACGTACTTACCTTGATGAAAGCAATGTTTGAATCAGTCAGTTGCCTTCTCCCATATCTCAATGGAAGCCTTTGTTTTCGGCACGTCCTGTCTTTGAATAGCGCAGCTTCACAGTTACAGTCCTCCAAACAGGCTTGTTTGCAAGAATCTTTGAATGGCACTGTCAAGGCAGAATATGAAACATCTTCCCATATGGTGTTAGGCACTTCTTGCATGTTGTATGTAATATCTCTATTTTTGCTTTTGCAACTTTCTGCAGTGAAATTCCTCTCGCAGCCAGCAGTCCAGTTCCCCTGTTGTACCATTTCGAATCCCGGAAGACATACACAGTCAGCCTTTAGATCGTTTGGAACACAAAAACCATTTAATCCGCAAAGACCCTTAGGATCACACTCATCAGATGAAGATGACCATATAATTGACCATTTTCCGTTCTGTTTCAGATTATATGAGTATAGCCGGAATATCCCATCAGCATCTATTCTCGCGAGGTAAATAGTTTCTGCTGTAGGATATCCCCCTTTCGT
The Alnus glutinosa chromosome 14, dhAlnGlut1.1, whole genome shotgun sequence genome window above contains:
- the LOC133856636 gene encoding G-type lectin S-receptor-like serine/threonine-protein kinase LECRK3 translates to MDFITLFLVVSVFFTASAQQMESNVSRGSSLTPTTNSTWLSHSGLYAFGFYKQGDDYSVGIFIAGIPEKTVVWTANRDDPPVSSNVTLRFASDGRLVLQLAQEQVAVVADSSGSASASMLNSGNFVIYNSDRKIIWQSFEHPTDTILPSQRLFAGKELFSSISDTDHSTGIFRLKMQNDGNLVQYPVDTPDTGTYAYFATSAGGFGDNVTLNMDADGYLYLLNATSFNIGNLTKGGYPTAETIYLARIDADGIFRLYSYNLKQNGKWSIIWSSSSDECDPKGLCGLNGFCVPNDLKADCVCLPGFEMVQQGNWTAGCERNFTAESCKSKNRDITYNMQEVPNTIWEDVSYSALTVPFKDSCKQACLEDCNCEAALFKDRTCRKQRLPLRYGRRQLTDSNIAFIKVSTSTPSAPTTQNENMPKENKKKVQVYILIVSALIGAFGCMMLVISGIVLYKNHFRYRKLSCNGTVELGDDFALRSFTYSELEKVTDGFREEVGRGAFGAVFKGAMLNCQKVVAVKRLEKVLAEGEREFQTEMKVIGRTHHRNLVRLLGYCHDGIHRLLVYEYMSNGSLADILFTPEKQPCWDERMGIARNVARGILYLHEECEQQIIHCDIKPQNILMDESRCAKICDFGLAKLLKQDQTNTFTGIRGTKGYVAPEWHRKLPITVKADVYSYGILLLEIICRRKSVDWSLPEEEAVLEEWVYHCFEVGDLTKLVGNEEADKKQVDRMVKLGLWCIQDEPSLRPSMKKVLLMLEGTVDIPIPPSPNSFLSAI